In the genome of Tropicibacter oceani, one region contains:
- a CDS encoding TIGR04282 family arsenosugar biosynthesis glycosyltransferase — MSQRTLIVMVKEPRPGRVKTRLGRDIGHTAAAWWFRHQTRALLRRLQDPRWQIVLAVSPDREGLQSRIWPAHLPRLAQGRGNLGDRMARMMRAAPPGPVCVIGADIPGITPASIWRAFTSLGAHDAVFGPAPDGGYWLVGVRNAAAVPSALFQGVRWSSQHALADSLASLSGARVALVDELRDVDTVADLAA, encoded by the coding sequence ATGAGCCAGCGCACCCTGATCGTCATGGTCAAGGAACCGCGCCCGGGCCGCGTAAAAACCCGGCTGGGGCGCGACATCGGCCATACCGCCGCCGCATGGTGGTTCCGCCATCAGACCCGCGCCCTGCTGCGCCGCCTGCAGGACCCGCGCTGGCAGATCGTGCTGGCCGTCTCGCCCGACCGCGAGGGGCTGCAAAGCCGCATCTGGCCCGCCCATCTGCCCCGCCTGGCCCAGGGGCGCGGCAATCTGGGGGACCGCATGGCCCGGATGATGCGCGCCGCCCCGCCCGGGCCAGTCTGCGTGATCGGCGCCGACATTCCCGGCATCACCCCCGCGTCTATCTGGCGGGCCTTCACGTCCCTTGGCGCGCATGACGCGGTCTTTGGCCCGGCCCCCGATGGCGGTTACTGGCTGGTGGGGGTGCGCAACGCCGCGGCCGTGCCAAGCGCCCTGTTCCAAGGCGTGCGCTGGTCCAGCCAGCATGCCCTGGCCGACAGCCTTGCCTCGCTCAGCGGTGCCCGCGTCGCACTGGTCGATGAATTGCGCGATGTGGATACAGTTGCCGACCTTGCGGCGTGA